CTTTTGGATGCAAGGTTGCAAATTTCATCGCTGGCTCTTCTAGGTCAAAGTCCTCTCTCATAAGCGCGCGCCTAAGATCGCCGTCACTTAAAAGAGCGTCTAGCACGCCATCTTTACCGACTATTAAAACCGTGCCAAGCTTGCCATGTGTCATCGTATCGATCGCGCTTTTTAGGCTTGCATCCCAGTGGACTATCGGTAAATTTTCGCTTCGCATCACATCTTTGACCTTTAAAAATAGCCTCTTGCCAAGGCTGCCACCTGGATGAAAATTTGCAAAGTCCTCTTTTTTAAAGCCGCGCTTTTGCATCAAACAAACAGCTAACGCATCGCCAAGAGCTAACGTTAGCGTGGTTGATGCTGTTGGGGCGGCATTTAGCGGGCACGCCTCTTTCTCTACATTTATATCTATAAAAGCGTCGCTAAATTTACCAAGTGAGCTTGTCTTGCTCCTTGCCATGGCGATTATTTTCACGCCAAAGCGCTTTACGTGAGGCAAAATTTTGACAAGCTCATCGCTCTCGCCACTAAAACTAATGGCTAACAAGATGTCGTCTTTTTCTATCATGCCAAGGTCGCCATGCATGGCCTCTGTCGGATGCAAGAAAAAGCTTGGCGTACCAGTACTTGCAAGCGTGGCAGCGATCTTTGCGCCCACGTGACCGCTCTTACCCACGCCTGTTACTATGACTTTGCCTTTTGCGTTATATATCAAATTTACAGCATCTTCTAT
This Campylobacter concisus DNA region includes the following protein-coding sequences:
- a CDS encoding KpsF/GutQ family sugar-phosphate isomerase, coding for MQKANQIAAEVLEIEANELLRHAKSVEIEDAVNLIYNAKGKVIVTGVGKSGHVGAKIAATLASTGTPSFFLHPTEAMHGDLGMIEKDDILLAISFSGESDELVKILPHVKRFGVKIIAMARSKTSSLGKFSDAFIDINVEKEACPLNAAPTASTTLTLALGDALAVCLMQKRGFKKEDFANFHPGGSLGKRLFLKVKDVMRSENLPIVHWDASLKSAIDTMTHGKLGTVLIVGKDGVLDALLSDGDLRRALMREDFDLEEPAMKFATLHPKEINDKEMLAVDALALIEKYKIQLLAVVENGVPVGVLHIHDLANLGL